The Halomonas qaidamensis genome includes the window CACGAACGGGCACAGCTTGGCACCCAAGCATTCCAACTGGTCAGCATCAAGCTCGTGGCCACGTAGCGCTGGCGGCATCTCGATGCTCAGGTGCCAGTATTCGGCGTGGCGTTCGCACACGTCAGCGACAAGCTGGACAGGCAAAGTACCGATGACACGGTCGCCTGCCGCCACTGCAGTGATGTCTAAATGGTGATGATAATGATCTACCTTGATCTGCTGCCTAGCCAGCCATTCTATGGCACCGGGGTGGCGGCTGACGAAGTGACAGGCCATAGATGGCTTTTCCTATCAGATGGGTACGATGGCCATCAGTATAAGGTGAAATTACGGTCAAGAGGCGTGCCAAAAATTTGTAAGGCCGCCAGCGCGAAGGGCTGAAACGGCAGATAAAATGCGTTTTGCACTGGTGGCAATAATGAGGTGATGCATAAAGAGTGGTTTACGAACTTGGCGTTAATCCCTTGGAAGTCAGGGAAGTGTTCGGACTCAAAGCCGATCTTTGCCAAGACTGTAAGGGGGTCTTAATCCCTTGGAAGTCAGGGAAGTGTTCGGACCGAAGTAAGCAAGGTGAAAGGCCTCCTTGGTAAGTCTTAATCCCTTGGAAGTCAGGGAAGTGTTCGGACGTACAGATACACGTTTACAGACTACACCTGTAGGTGTCTTAATCCCTTGGAAGTCAGGGAAGTGTTCGGACAGCAGGCTTTGAAATAAGCGTTGTATATCAGTTGCTTGGAAGCGCATTTTTACGACTGTTTTTGACATAAAAAGTTTGCTATTTTCATGATTTTATGATGTGTAGTTTTTGCTTGCTTTGCTTAGTAATATTGCCCTAGTAATGCACTGGCTACAATACCGAAGTGCAAGGGTTTAGTGAAACGTGAGGAGCGAGGTTTGGCTCTCTGAGTGGCTGTTCTTCATGCCTTATTGGCAGAGCTTGCGAACACACTTTTTATCGGTTTGGGCGAGGTAGGTTGAGCGCTGACAGCGGATATTCCAGTGCGCCTTTCCATGACAAGCCCCCTGCAGCAGGACTCGCGCTAGCGGCGCTAGATAGAGAATAAAAGATCCGCCCATGCACCCAGAAACTGGCTAATATCACTGGGTGTAATTTGCACGACCGATAGTACCGACAATAAGCCGATTAAGCTTAGCGTTATATTGATGCGGAATGCACGCCGTGCCTGTGCTTCTTGCTTGGCAATACGTTCAGCTTCCTGGCGTTGCTGCTCATTTTCTGCTTGCTGGTAGCGCAGTTCCCGCAGCGTTTGGTTTTGTCGCTCACGTTTGGTAAGCAACAGGTTCGAGATATCGTTCAGCTGTGACGTTAGCTGACGATTGGTTTCACTCAATTGCCAGTGTGCGGCGAGGTGTGACCAGGCTTGATTAAGCTGTTGACGAGAAATATCGATGGGCTGAGCAAAAAAATCGCTGGCATTAAATGCTAAGACTTTTTCATGCAGGGTTGCCAATGCATCAAAGCGCTGATGCTTTAAATGTTGGGTAAGCGTCAACATGTTGGTTGTCATTACGTAGTGATACGCTGCGGCAAGGGCTTGGCAGATAACAATACGTTGGAATTGTTGGTAGGTAGTGCCGACCAACGCGAGCCCATTGCGGTCGCAAGCCATTTGGCAGCGCTCGCCTAAGGGAGTGAATGCGCTATCGGGTAACGCATTGGAGCCACGCAGAAAATGCGACACAGCACGCCTGTCGGTAGCGTGTATATCGCTGCCAAGAGGTTGCTCCCACCAGCCTACTCGCGCTAATGCTTGGCAGTGTATTGCTTCATGTTGAGGTAGCGGGCAGGACGTAAATAAGACGCGAACACGCACGCTAGAAGATGACATTTGGAAAAATGAGAGCTCCCACTGCATCGCATCACGGGACAGGCATGCAAACTGGCTGTAGGACGCTACAGGCGGAATGAAAAAGCTAATGCCTTGATTAGCAATTTTCAGTGTTGCCAATTCGTTTGGCGTGCTGTGAGTAATCTTGATATAGGCAAACGAAGCTTTCATATAACGCCTTTCCTGTTCGCAAATTGCGTGTGCTGTTGCTCTGTTGTTGAGCTAAGCCAATGAAAGCGGAATCATAAAGAGGTAATCTTGATGGCACTTGCCACCAAAATTTTTGCGGTTGTTGTTAGTTTTTCCGCATCCGTTCGCCAGGGAGTGCCTGTTTAAATGTCAACGGATTTGCCACAGGCGGTGCCAGCAATACCTCGTGTGCCTATTAGTCGCTATCGCTTTACGTTGCGTGCCGATACGCCTTTTCGGTTAACGGGCTACCCAGGCGCTATGTTGCGTGGGGCTTGGCGAGCAAAACGCGCCAATGACACTGCTCTTGGTTGCGCATGAACAAGCGCCTTCCGTATGGCAAAGCGTTTGGCAAGCGAGTGTGGGAGGAAGGTTAGGGTCAGCCCTGCCACGTCTTGTAGCGCATAGGCCTGAGCTGACCGTGCCGCCTACTACTGAAGGTATCCTGCTTCACTCTCACTCGTTAACACGTCAACGTTGGGCGCGACATTCAAATCGCCAGCAGAAAGCCATGCGGCTTGATGGGGTAACCGGGGAGCTAACGCTTCACGGCAGGCTAGAGGCGTGGTGGCCATGGCTTTGGCTGGGTCAGTACACGCACGTGGGTAAAAACACTAGCTTTGGTGTGGGGCAACATCATCTTTCGGTGCTTGATTGAGCTTTTTAGTAGCAAAAATTTTTGTCGTCAGTGCTAGATAAACGCTGACGCTACCGTGTGACGCAATATCCGCTGTTAAGGAATTGCGTATGCCGGTAGGTCAACAAGCCATTAACGCTGTCACCGAATTAGAAGCGCTAGCGCAACGCTATGGTATTCCCTCGTTATGGCATATCACCAGCCGCGAAAATGTAGCGGCTATTGTGAGCAACGGCTTGATGAGCCGCCACCGCGTACTGCAAAGGCAGGTGCCATTGGTGGATATTTCTGAAGCAACGGTACAAGACCACCGAGTGGCGAAAGGTACCCGCAACGGATTAACCCTGCACGATCACGTGCCGTTGTATTTTCGCGCTCGCAACCCAATGCTGTTTTGCCGACGTAACCGTAATGCCTCGCTCTGCTTGCTGGAAATAGATACGCGTGTCTGTTTGTTGGGTGGCGTGGTGTTCAGCGATGGGAATGCAGCCTCTGGGAGTACGCAGTTTTACGACCACTTTTCGGATCTGCGCTTTCTCGATTGGCAAGCGCTCGATGCGGTTTACTGGAGCAATGTGCCCGATGGCAAGCGCAAGCGTTGTGCCGAAGTGTTGGTGCCCCACCATGTGCCGGCGAGCTTGGTGCACCGCGTGCATACGGCCACTGCGGAAACGTGCGGTTGGCTTCGGTTGCAGGGTATTGACGCAGTTCATTCACCCACGCTGTTTTTTTGAGGAGAATAAGGCATGGGGTTTCGTGTCATTGAGGGCAATATTTTCACTACCGAGCAGCAAACGTTGGTGAATACGGTGAATTGTGTGGGTGTGATGGGAGCAGGAATCGCACTGGAATTCCGGCTGCGTTATCCAGACATGTATCGCCGCTATGTCGAGATATGTAAAAAAGGCCAGCTCGATATCGGAAAGCTATGGCTGGTTAGGACACCTGGACGCTGGGTGCTCAATTTTCCCACGAAAAAGCATTGGCGCTACCCCTCTAAAGAGGCTTACTTGCGCCAAGGGCTAGAGAAACTGGCAGCTAGCTACGCACAGAAGGGAATTTATTCTATTGCTATGCCGCTGCTAGGGGCTGACCGGGGGGGCATCGACCCAGAGGTAAGTTTGGCGCTGATTCGTGAGTATCTCGGCGTAGGGTGTGACGACCTAGATGTTGCTGTGTATCGCTACGACCCAGCCGCAAAAGATGACCTGTTTGAAACGTTCAAAATACGGTTGTTGAGTGACTCTAGCGAAAAAATTATCAGTGCCAGCGGCTTAAAAGCCTCGGCATTAGATAAGCTGCGCAATGCTCTTGAGCAAGAGAGTATTTGTCAGTTGAATCAAATGCTACAGGTGAAAGGGATTGGCTTAGTCACCTTGGAAAAGGCATTTCATTATGTGCAGTCGCCCACTGCTGATGCGCCAGATCTGTTTATGTCAGGCTTCTCAAGCGCTCCCTAATCAGCTTATGTCATTGTCCTTCTGCACCTGCCTATTTAGGCGCGGGCACATCATTTCAACGAAGCGCTCAAGACCAGCTCAGTCGCTCAGGCAGCGGTTAAATTTCACTCACGCTGGTTGATTAAATGTTGGCTTTCGAGCATGTGGGATACCATGGTGCGGTATACGCAATATTTACTAATAAAGGGAATTAAGAAATGAGAGCAATGCTGACCTTGGCCGCTTCATTTAGCGCGCTCACCTTTTTAGCGGGCTGTGCTGGCGCGCCCAGCGTGCCAGTAGGGGATCGAAGCTATAGCGAAAGCAACAGTCGCGCCTACAACCTAGCGATGGCGGGTGGCCTGCGCGAAGCACGGGATACCAAGCTGGGGGAGGACGACTACAGCTCGATGATGAGCGACCTATCAAGCGGTGCGGGTACCGCCTTATCACTTTCAAGCTCTGCTGGTATTGGCTTGTCTGGTGGCGCTTCCTTGGGGCTAGGGCTGGCGTCGGCGCTGTTCTCTGGGCCAGGGATGATGCAGCGTGACAGCGCGTTTGCGTTCGTGCCCTCAAGCGAAGCAACAAGCCCCGAAAATGCAACAGAAGTAATTCGTGGCTACTTCTACGATGCAGTACAAAACGTTGCTGACAACAGTGAGTTTTCGATGCATTACAACGAAGGTGAAAAAAATGTTCGGTTCTCTCGCCAGCGCAACATATCAGCTATTTATTTAGTGAATGAAGAATTAGGCTGCCCTATGCCAACAGAACAACATCGCGGCAAAGATGTGTGCGTATTTGGTTTGTTAACACCCCATAAAGCCAGAAGTTTACGTGCTACACCGTTGGCAGCAAATGCGACAAGTCAATATAGCTATCCATATTTAGCTGGCAACCATATCGAGTCGCTATTAGTTACTGTGGGCCTTTCAGATAACGCAAAAGAAATGCTTGGAAGTGAGCAAGCAGAAGCCAAAAGGTTAGCACTATTAGCCCTATTTTCTAGCAATATGCCTAGCTGGTTTTATATTTATATGAAAGGCGGTGAAGCCAATCCCCCGCTTATTTTAGAGCGCGGTACCGCCGAGCTTTTCGTTACTCGAAAGTAAACACATAAAAAAAGTGGCCCCACGCAGGGGCCACCTTTTTTATTTTTTCCATAACTACCCTTGGACATCCTGTTAGCACGATCAATATCGCCACTCTCGAACCGGCTAGTCATCCTGTCTACAGCAAACACGTCTTCCAATAAGTCTTTGTAAGATAGGGAAGTGTTCGGCCCGTAACTGGCGCTTACCTGGCTACTGGTGCGTCTTAATCCCTTGGAGGTCAGGGAAGTGTTCGGACTGTGATCGAAGTCGTCAGCAATCAAGCATCCGTCTTAATCCCTTGGAAGTCAGGGAAGTGTTCGGACTTAAACGCTCTCACAATAGGCGCTGCAATAGGGTCTTAATCCCTTGGAAGTCAGGGAAGTGTTCGGACCGATCCCAACAACAACGCCAACAGCGTTGGATGTCTTAATCCCTTGGAAGTCAGGGAAGTGTTCGGACTCAGCACGGCAGCGCAACGGTATGCGGCATAGTGTCTTAATCCCTTGGAAGTCAGGGAAGTGTTCGGACATATTACGGTACTGCCACGTTAGAAGATTGGCGTCTTAATCCCTTGGAAGTCAGGGAAGTGTTCGGACTGAACAGATTAGTAAGTCTAACGACTTTTTAAAGTCTTAATCCCTTGGAAGTCAGGGAAGTGTTCGGACTGTCTTCGCATTCTCGGAGAGAGTTTCCGAGGAGTCTTAATCCCTTGGAAGTCAGGGAAGTGTTCGGACAAATAGCGGGTTACACTATCGCGGGCATTGCGTCTTAATCCCTTGGAAGTCAGGGAAG containing:
- the csx16 gene encoding CRISPR-associated protein Csx16, with the translated sequence MACHFVSRHPGAIEWLARQQIKVDHYHHHLDITAVAAGDRVIGTLPVQLVADVCERHAEYWHLSIEMPPALRGHELDADQLECLGAKLCPFVVHKR
- the cas6 gene encoding CRISPR system precrRNA processing endoribonuclease RAMP protein Cas6 — translated: MTLLLVAHEQAPSVWQSVWQASVGGRLGSALPRLVAHRPELTVPPTTEGILLHSHSLTRQRWARHSNRQQKAMRLDGVTGELTLHGRLEAWWPWLWLGQYTHVGKNTSFGVGQHHLSVLD
- a CDS encoding DUF4433 domain-containing protein, producing the protein MPVGQQAINAVTELEALAQRYGIPSLWHITSRENVAAIVSNGLMSRHRVLQRQVPLVDISEATVQDHRVAKGTRNGLTLHDHVPLYFRARNPMLFCRRNRNASLCLLEIDTRVCLLGGVVFSDGNAASGSTQFYDHFSDLRFLDWQALDAVYWSNVPDGKRKRCAEVLVPHHVPASLVHRVHTATAETCGWLRLQGIDAVHSPTLFF
- a CDS encoding macro domain-containing protein, which encodes MGFRVIEGNIFTTEQQTLVNTVNCVGVMGAGIALEFRLRYPDMYRRYVEICKKGQLDIGKLWLVRTPGRWVLNFPTKKHWRYPSKEAYLRQGLEKLAASYAQKGIYSIAMPLLGADRGGIDPEVSLALIREYLGVGCDDLDVAVYRYDPAAKDDLFETFKIRLLSDSSEKIISASGLKASALDKLRNALEQESICQLNQMLQVKGIGLVTLEKAFHYVQSPTADAPDLFMSGFSSAP